The Pirellulimonas nuda genome includes a region encoding these proteins:
- a CDS encoding glutamate decarboxylase produces MQKGRKSNERFDDGIYGSGDLSRNAPKQKFPNQERDPRHAYAIVHDELMLDGNSRQNLATFCQTWEEPEVHKLMDECIDKNMVDKDEYPQTAEIEARCVRMLCDLWNAPRPEGAVGCSTTGSSEAAMLGGMAMKRRWEASRRAQGKAIDKPNLVTGPVQVCWHKFTRYWDIEHREIPMEPGRMLMTPEEALSRCDENTIGVTPTLGVTFTGQYEPVKAVAGALDRLQETSGLDIPIHVDAASGGFLAPFCSPELEWDFRLPRVKSINASGHKFGLAPLGVGWVAWREQTDLPEELIFWVNYLGGNMRDTALNFSRPGGQVVCQYYNFLRLGKEGYRKIHDGCYATAQLLAREIQQLGPFEIVFDGQTDAGIPALCWKLKPGAEAGFSLYDLADRLRCRGWQVPAYTLPANCQQQTIQRILVRQGVSRDLAMMLVDDIRQALDYFARHPLAPSLTSEEASGFHH; encoded by the coding sequence ATGCAGAAAGGACGAAAAAGCAATGAACGTTTCGACGACGGGATCTACGGATCGGGCGACCTCTCACGCAACGCGCCCAAGCAGAAATTTCCCAATCAGGAACGCGACCCGCGCCACGCGTACGCCATCGTCCACGACGAGCTGATGCTGGATGGCAACTCCCGCCAAAACCTGGCCACCTTCTGTCAGACCTGGGAGGAACCTGAAGTCCACAAGCTGATGGATGAGTGCATCGACAAGAACATGGTCGATAAGGACGAGTATCCGCAGACCGCCGAGATCGAGGCGCGGTGCGTCCGCATGCTGTGCGATCTCTGGAACGCGCCACGGCCTGAGGGCGCCGTCGGTTGCTCGACAACCGGATCGAGCGAGGCGGCGATGCTTGGCGGGATGGCGATGAAACGTCGCTGGGAGGCGAGCCGCCGAGCGCAGGGCAAGGCGATCGACAAACCCAATCTAGTGACCGGCCCGGTGCAGGTTTGCTGGCACAAGTTCACCCGCTACTGGGACATCGAGCACCGGGAGATCCCGATGGAGCCGGGGCGGATGCTGATGACCCCTGAGGAAGCGCTCAGCCGGTGCGACGAGAACACGATCGGCGTCACGCCGACCCTTGGGGTGACCTTCACGGGCCAGTACGAGCCGGTCAAAGCGGTTGCCGGGGCGCTCGACCGCTTGCAAGAAACTTCGGGACTCGACATCCCCATCCATGTCGACGCCGCCAGCGGTGGGTTCCTGGCGCCGTTCTGCTCGCCAGAACTCGAGTGGGACTTCCGCCTGCCGCGCGTGAAGTCGATCAACGCCTCGGGGCACAAGTTTGGGCTCGCTCCCTTGGGGGTCGGCTGGGTCGCGTGGCGCGAACAGACCGATCTCCCGGAAGAGCTGATCTTCTGGGTCAATTACCTGGGGGGCAACATGCGCGACACAGCCCTCAATTTCTCTCGCCCCGGCGGGCAGGTTGTGTGCCAGTACTACAACTTCCTTAGGCTCGGAAAGGAGGGTTACCGCAAGATCCACGATGGATGTTACGCGACCGCTCAACTGCTCGCCCGCGAGATCCAGCAGCTCGGTCCCTTTGAAATCGTCTTCGACGGCCAGACCGATGCCGGCATCCCGGCGCTATGCTGGAAGCTCAAGCCCGGCGCCGAAGCAGGTTTCTCTCTCTACGACCTAGCGGACCGCCTGCGCTGCCGTGGCTGGCAGGTTCCGGCCTACACACTGCCGGCAAACTGCCAGCAGCAAACGATCCAACGGATCCTTGTCCGCCAAGGTGTAAGTCGCGACCTGGCGATGATGTTGGTCGACGACATCAGGCAGGCGCTCGACTATTTTGCTCGGCACCCGCTTGCCCCGTCGTTGACCAGCGAGGAGGCTTCCGGGTTCCACCATTGA